In one window of Lewinellaceae bacterium DNA:
- a CDS encoding D-tyrosyl-tRNA(Tyr) deacylase translates to MRIVAQRVSQASVSIAGQVTAKISNGILLLVGIEHEDDKSDADWLVRKITQLRIFNDADGIMNRSVMDTGGDLLVVSQFTLHGSTRKGNRPSYIRAAKHEHTVPLYEYFIDQIRALSSLKVETGTFAADMQVALINDGPVTLIIDSKSRE, encoded by the coding sequence ATGCGCATAGTTGCCCAAAGGGTCAGTCAGGCTTCTGTATCCATAGCCGGTCAGGTTACGGCTAAAATAAGCAATGGAATCCTCCTTTTGGTCGGAATAGAACATGAAGATGACAAATCGGATGCAGATTGGCTGGTGCGAAAAATCACTCAGTTACGCATATTTAATGACGCCGATGGAATCATGAACAGGTCGGTCATGGATACCGGAGGAGACCTGCTGGTGGTATCTCAATTTACCCTGCATGGCAGCACGCGAAAGGGGAATCGTCCATCCTACATCCGTGCCGCCAAACACGAACATACCGTACCGCTGTATGAGTATTTCATCGACCAGATCAGAGCATTGTCATCGTTGAAAGTGGAGACAGGCACATTTGCAGCTGACATGCAGGTAGCACTTATTAATGATGGACCTGTAACCCTGATCATTGACAGTAAAAGCCGAGAATAA
- a CDS encoding alpha/beta hydrolase: MEYPVKEEHRFQYIETGSGDKPLMLLHGLFGALSNFKDLIEYFGPRMNVVVPILPIFDLPLRKDALSWLVQYVNEFVEYKGYSQVHVLGNSLGGHIALLFALDNPNKIASVVLTGSSGLFESAMGTSFPQRNNYEYIKKKTEDTFYDPNTATQELVDEVFGIVKDRNRAIRIIATAKSAIRHNLGDNLHEIKAPTLLIWGQQDKVTPPFVGEKFHELIDSSRLFFVDKCGHAPMMEQPQEFNDLLVNFLNDIG, translated from the coding sequence ATGGAATATCCGGTAAAAGAAGAGCATAGGTTTCAATACATAGAGACTGGTAGTGGTGACAAACCATTGATGTTGTTGCACGGTTTGTTCGGGGCTTTGAGTAATTTCAAGGATTTGATCGAATACTTTGGCCCACGGATGAACGTAGTGGTACCTATTTTACCCATATTTGATTTACCCCTAAGAAAAGATGCACTGTCCTGGCTTGTTCAATATGTGAATGAATTTGTGGAATACAAGGGCTATTCACAGGTACATGTATTGGGTAATTCACTGGGAGGTCATATAGCTTTGCTATTTGCACTGGATAACCCAAATAAAATAGCATCTGTTGTATTAACGGGAAGTTCAGGTCTTTTTGAAAGTGCCATGGGTACCAGTTTCCCACAACGTAATAATTACGAGTACATCAAAAAGAAAACCGAAGATACCTTTTATGATCCCAATACTGCTACACAGGAACTGGTTGATGAAGTATTCGGGATCGTTAAGGACCGTAATCGTGCCATCCGGATTATTGCTACTGCCAAGTCGGCTATCCGGCACAACCTGGGCGATAATTTACATGAGATCAAAGCTCCTACTTTATTGATCTGGGGCCAGCAGGATAAAGTAACTCCTCCTTTTGTGGGTGAGAAATTCCATGAACTGATTGATTCGTCCCGCTTGTTTTTTGTTGATAAATGCGGTCATGCTCCTATGATGGAACAACCTCAGGAATTCAACGATTTGTTGGTCAATTTTCTGAACGATATCGGTTAA
- a CDS encoding nucleotide pyrophosphohydrolase: MTIEEAQSRIDAWIRTVGIAYFPPLTNMVLLTEEIGELARVMARHYGEQSFKDPQDAAHAPEMIAEEMADILFVLMCLANQCHVDLTSALERSLAKKTNRDASRHRNNPKLKGS; the protein is encoded by the coding sequence ATGACTATCGAGGAAGCTCAAAGCCGGATTGATGCCTGGATACGCACGGTAGGCATCGCATATTTTCCACCGTTGACCAATATGGTGTTACTGACTGAAGAAATTGGTGAACTGGCGCGGGTGATGGCCAGGCATTATGGAGAACAGTCCTTTAAAGATCCGCAGGATGCGGCACATGCTCCTGAAATGATTGCCGAAGAAATGGCCGATATACTTTTCGTTTTAATGTGTTTGGCCAACCAATGTCATGTGGATTTGACCAGCGCACTCGAGAGGAGCCTGGCAAAGAAAACAAACCGGGATGCTTCCCGCCACCGCAACAATCCTAAGTTGAAGGGTTCTTAA
- a CDS encoding PP2C family protein-serine/threonine phosphatase, producing MTYVMKSQLLEKQRLEKELHLKQLQIKSLLTITQAINDNVSAAGLYNMYKSFLNWEMGVKKMALIVKNEEEWECVSSINASADIYEKNIGPELLVFQRLHKVTDADENYLREFDVVIPVFHKSLPIAYALIGECGDNEDIYSKIQFITTITNVVAVAIENKRLFKQQLEQERLKREIELASEVQNMLIPSSFPKSSLYELASIYKPHYNVGGDYFDYIPVSPNRFVICIADISGKGVAAALLMANFQANLRNLTSTAGNLTELVRKLNENVYLITRSDKFLTFFIAHIDLEQKILRYINAGHTPPLCAMGDKITLLKEGCTIIGAFDQLNQIDEGTVNLTDETTLVLFTDGLTDLKNENGQYFDELQIKSFLKKHQNMHASDLNRSLMAEMESFNHEQSFPDDIAVLTCKLFI from the coding sequence ATGACCTACGTAATGAAAAGTCAGCTACTGGAGAAACAACGACTGGAAAAAGAACTTCATCTGAAGCAGCTGCAGATCAAAAGTCTGTTGACCATCACCCAGGCCATCAATGATAATGTCAGTGCTGCCGGTTTATACAACATGTATAAGTCATTTCTCAATTGGGAAATGGGTGTGAAAAAAATGGCCCTGATCGTTAAAAATGAAGAGGAGTGGGAATGTGTTAGCAGCATCAATGCTTCGGCTGACATTTACGAGAAAAATATCGGTCCTGAATTGCTGGTTTTCCAGCGGCTTCACAAGGTCACCGATGCGGACGAAAACTATCTGCGAGAATTTGATGTAGTCATTCCCGTTTTCCATAAAAGCCTGCCGATCGCCTATGCCCTGATCGGCGAATGTGGCGATAACGAAGACATCTACTCAAAGATCCAGTTCATCACAACCATCACCAATGTGGTAGCGGTTGCCATCGAAAACAAACGGTTGTTTAAACAACAACTGGAACAGGAGCGTCTGAAACGTGAAATTGAACTGGCAAGTGAAGTGCAAAACATGCTGATCCCGAGTTCCTTTCCAAAATCTTCCCTCTATGAACTGGCCAGCATTTATAAGCCGCACTACAATGTGGGAGGAGATTACTTTGACTACATCCCGGTCAGTCCGAACCGCTTCGTGATCTGCATCGCGGACATATCCGGGAAAGGAGTAGCGGCTGCCTTATTGATGGCTAATTTTCAGGCAAATTTGCGGAATCTGACATCAACAGCAGGAAATTTGACTGAATTGGTCAGGAAATTAAATGAAAATGTCTATTTAATTACCCGCAGTGATAAGTTCCTAACTTTTTTCATTGCTCATATTGATCTGGAGCAAAAGATCCTGCGCTACATCAATGCCGGTCATACACCGCCATTGTGTGCCATGGGAGATAAGATCACCCTGCTTAAAGAAGGTTGTACCATCATAGGAGCTTTTGATCAGTTGAACCAGATCGATGAGGGCACGGTTAACCTTACGGATGAAACCACCCTGGTTTTGTTTACGGATGGCTTGACGGATTTGAAAAATGAAAATGGCCAGTATTTTGACGAACTTCAGATCAAGTCCTTTCTGAAAAAGCATCAGAACATGCATGCCAGCGATTTGAACCGATCCCTGATGGCTGAGATGGAATCGTTTAATCATGAGCAGAGTTTTCCGGACGACATTGCCGTTTTAACTTGTAAACTTTTTATTTAA
- a CDS encoding COX15/CtaA family protein, translating into MRYPKSVQYWLLAGLVMIFFQVVLGGITRLTGSGLSITKWDIVTGTLPPVGNQQWQEAFELYKATPQYQKINQGMELSQFKFIFFWEYFHRLWARLMGFVFLFPLIYFLIRRYIDRALMVRLVVVFLLAALVASVGWIMVASGLIDRPWVNAYNLTIHLSFALILFSYLAWTYWWTVHRGDRNYMVSSTSAKWLTFILVILGTQLILGGMMSGMKAGLLYPTWPDMRGTFIPDVLKLGANWQWSHFTQYDDHEFMGSLVQWLHRGVAYLLALSLVFFWFKSGLKASSVKMDLIRSGFLVLLQITLGIFTVIHCVGYIPLWLGVAHQSVALLLLLSLLHNRFRIRTYNAV; encoded by the coding sequence ATGCGGTATCCAAAATCCGTGCAATATTGGTTACTGGCAGGTCTGGTGATGATCTTCTTTCAGGTTGTACTGGGTGGGATCACCCGTCTGACAGGTTCCGGTTTATCCATTACCAAATGGGATATCGTTACCGGTACATTGCCGCCGGTGGGTAATCAGCAATGGCAGGAAGCTTTTGAGCTGTACAAAGCAACCCCGCAATACCAAAAGATTAATCAGGGCATGGAGCTTTCTCAGTTCAAGTTTATTTTTTTCTGGGAATACTTTCATCGCTTGTGGGCTCGCCTGATGGGATTTGTTTTTCTGTTTCCGCTTATTTATTTCCTGATACGACGGTACATAGACCGTGCTTTAATGGTTCGTCTGGTTGTTGTTTTTTTATTGGCTGCACTGGTAGCAAGTGTTGGCTGGATTATGGTTGCCAGCGGGTTGATCGACCGACCATGGGTAAATGCGTATAATCTTACCATACACCTGAGTTTTGCCTTGATTTTGTTTTCTTATCTGGCATGGACGTATTGGTGGACAGTGCATCGTGGAGACCGGAATTATATGGTCTCTTCCACTTCAGCGAAATGGTTGACATTTATTCTGGTTATACTGGGAACACAGCTGATACTGGGAGGCATGATGTCGGGAATGAAAGCCGGATTACTGTATCCTACCTGGCCGGATATGCGCGGAACTTTTATTCCTGATGTTTTGAAGCTGGGTGCTAATTGGCAATGGAGCCACTTTACACAATACGATGATCATGAATTTATGGGTAGTCTGGTGCAATGGTTGCACCGTGGGGTAGCTTATTTATTAGCTCTTTCCCTGGTATTCTTCTGGTTCAAATCGGGGCTTAAGGCTTCTTCTGTAAAAATGGATTTGATAAGGAGTGGGTTTTTGGTATTGCTTCAGATTACATTAGGCATTTTTACAGTAATTCATTGTGTAGGCTACATTCCATTATGGCTGGGGGTTGCACACCAGTCTGTTGCTTTATTGCTTCTGCTTTCACTTCTTCATAATCGCTTTCGGATCCGGACGTATAATGCTGTTTAA
- a CDS encoding PrsW family intramembrane metalloprotease, with the protein MSDWYIILSLFPGLFIAFLFYLYVDRYEKEPTGPVILSFMLGMVASAITYLLEEYLSNTFPQVQTKLWSAFVFALLGVSFVEEVTKIMVFWAYPKRIEAFNEPLDGIIYFVIIAMGFATVENILYGAIYGLETILIRSITAVPAHGIFGVMIGYAFGMQKFNHLDWKHALYVIGYAILLHGVYDFFIIQNTSDYLLIGALFTLGFGIWISLRYIRRAQDLSPFKNPST; encoded by the coding sequence ATGTCTGATTGGTATATCATATTGTCTCTTTTTCCCGGTCTGTTCATTGCGTTTCTATTTTACTTGTATGTAGATCGCTATGAAAAAGAACCTACAGGTCCCGTTATCCTTAGTTTTATGCTGGGCATGGTAGCCTCAGCGATTACTTATCTTCTGGAAGAATACCTTTCCAACACGTTTCCTCAGGTTCAGACAAAACTCTGGTCCGCCTTTGTCTTTGCGTTGTTGGGGGTGAGTTTTGTGGAAGAAGTAACAAAGATCATGGTTTTTTGGGCGTATCCGAAACGAATTGAAGCTTTTAATGAGCCACTGGATGGAATAATTTATTTCGTGATCATTGCCATGGGTTTTGCCACGGTGGAAAACATCTTGTATGGTGCAATTTATGGGCTGGAAACCATATTAATCCGCAGTATAACCGCCGTACCTGCACACGGTATATTTGGGGTTATGATCGGCTATGCCTTTGGGATGCAGAAATTCAATCACCTGGACTGGAAACATGCTCTGTATGTAATCGGCTATGCCATCCTGCTGCATGGCGTTTACGACTTTTTCATCATTCAGAATACCTCGGATTACCTGTTAATAGGTGCATTGTTTACGCTGGGATTTGGCATCTGGATATCGTTGCGCTACATCCGCAGGGCCCAGGACCTGTCTCCTTTTAAGAACCCTTCAACTTAG
- a CDS encoding CBS domain-containing protein — MIAGELLAKSFIGVQSLETARTALLSMNDQYVKHLPVLQDDIYLGLISEEDLLNNSLEVEVKTLVNVENRPLLHQTDHLFKIMGLFAEKQVTVLPVLDEKDQYIGSLLQEEIVDYYTKSFAYADPGSILVLEMNRRDYELATIARIIESEGGKILCAFVSRSTIPEEMILTIKIDKMQIKEINDTLDRMGYNIRAVYEETAYSDILQERYDALMHYLNV; from the coding sequence ATGATCGCTGGAGAATTACTTGCGAAAAGTTTTATCGGTGTCCAATCCCTGGAGACAGCCAGGACTGCTCTGTTATCCATGAATGATCAGTATGTCAAGCATTTGCCGGTATTGCAGGACGATATCTACCTGGGCTTGATTTCTGAAGAAGACTTGCTTAACAATTCACTGGAGGTGGAAGTCAAAACCCTGGTAAATGTCGAAAACCGGCCCCTGTTGCATCAAACCGATCACCTGTTTAAGATCATGGGCTTGTTTGCAGAAAAACAGGTGACCGTGCTTCCGGTATTGGATGAGAAAGACCAGTACATCGGAAGTCTCCTCCAGGAAGAAATCGTCGACTATTATACCAAAAGCTTCGCATACGCCGATCCCGGGAGTATCCTTGTGTTGGAGATGAACCGCCGGGATTATGAACTGGCTACCATAGCCCGCATCATCGAATCCGAAGGGGGCAAGATCTTATGCGCTTTTGTTTCCCGAAGCACCATCCCCGAAGAAATGATCTTGACCATCAAGATCGACAAAATGCAAATCAAAGAAATCAATGATACGCTGGACCGCATGGGATACAACATCCGGGCGGTGTACGAAGAAACCGCCTATTCGGACATCCTGCAGGAACGGTATGATGCGTTAATGCATTATCTCAATGTCTAA
- a CDS encoding SHOCT domain-containing protein, with the protein MARRDKNTAAFISLVLGWIGLHQLYLRKPAMAFLFIGLLVFFKLPVAVVFGFINAVLLLMMSDEEFDRRYNNNETAQQGPTWDRRRDYQRRTQRNGDYRRADGPYRRNFSQPDPVMQRKSNPFKTTGVKKYKDFDVDGAIEDFKQALEIDPNDIATHFNIACAYSLNEEKEKAYYHLSKAVQLGFKDLQKIKTHDDLAFVRIQPEFDAFEESGFTVNPFTEQKQEKESAQAEQTKQTEQTENLLDDDLLLSQLNKLKELREKGLITEEEFALETRKLRQ; encoded by the coding sequence ATGGCCAGGCGTGACAAAAATACTGCAGCATTTATCTCTCTGGTATTGGGCTGGATCGGATTACATCAGCTTTACCTGCGTAAGCCAGCTATGGCATTTCTGTTCATTGGACTATTGGTGTTTTTCAAATTGCCGGTGGCGGTGGTCTTTGGTTTTATTAATGCCGTCTTATTATTGATGATGTCGGATGAAGAATTCGATCGGCGTTACAACAATAATGAAACTGCGCAACAAGGACCTACCTGGGACCGGCGCCGTGATTATCAGAGGCGGACACAACGCAACGGTGATTACCGGCGTGCGGATGGGCCCTACCGGAGAAATTTTTCGCAGCCAGATCCGGTTATGCAGCGCAAATCAAATCCATTTAAGACAACCGGCGTGAAAAAATATAAGGATTTTGATGTTGACGGAGCCATCGAGGATTTCAAGCAGGCACTGGAGATAGACCCGAATGATATAGCCACCCATTTTAATATTGCTTGTGCCTATTCACTGAATGAAGAGAAAGAAAAAGCCTATTACCATTTGTCCAAAGCGGTACAACTGGGTTTTAAGGACTTGCAGAAAATTAAGACGCACGATGATCTGGCATTTGTGCGGATCCAGCCGGAATTCGATGCATTCGAAGAGAGCGGATTTACCGTAAATCCATTTACAGAGCAAAAGCAGGAAAAGGAATCAGCACAGGCTGAACAAACGAAACAAACGGAACAGACAGAAAATCTGTTGGATGATGATCTTCTCTTGAGTCAGCTTAATAAATTGAAAGAGCTAAGAGAAAAAGGATTGATAACTGAAGAGGAGTTTGCGTTGGAAACACGTAAATTGAGGCAATGA
- a CDS encoding BamA/TamA family outer membrane protein, whose amino-acid sequence MSNRLLFFSIAFLYVGCLIGQSTYVVIDDILIIGNKKTNNYIINRELTFSEKDTLPVVDLAEAIPQSERNLLNTQLFNYVSINIIDWNTLENKVVIEIEVREAWYIFPAPIFELADRNFNVWWVEQNRALNRINLGVRLKYRNFSGNADELKTTVQFGYTQKYEINYLYPYINHGLTLGLEGNILYAQNRELAFQSVDNKLVFHRNDDEILFQRFRAKIGLKYRPNIFATHVFRLEHHRNSVAASVPRELNPEYFGGGRTNLQFHVLEYEFEYDEHDLKIYPQDGFALKTKVRRQGLLPADDVHNWIFRVEGDNFFRFSPYFSLGTYSVGQLTTNKSQLNYYQYRALGYDNDFVRGYEYYVIDGKAFLLWKNKLKWMIFNQDLDIARWVPLKSMKEMPVRLYLTGGFDTGYVLDPLFSADNPLTNHWLCGQTLGLDMLVYNNFVYTVELSRNHLDEYGVYLHFNVRL is encoded by the coding sequence ATGTCTAACCGACTTCTTTTTTTCTCCATCGCTTTCCTTTATGTTGGGTGTTTAATCGGGCAAAGCACCTATGTCGTCATCGATGATATCCTGATCATCGGTAATAAAAAGACGAATAATTACATCATCAATCGCGAGTTGACATTTTCCGAAAAGGATACCCTGCCCGTTGTTGATCTGGCGGAAGCGATCCCTCAAAGTGAGCGAAACCTCCTCAATACCCAGCTCTTTAATTATGTATCGATCAACATCATCGACTGGAATACCCTGGAGAATAAGGTTGTCATTGAAATTGAGGTTCGTGAAGCATGGTATATCTTTCCCGCTCCCATCTTTGAATTGGCCGATCGAAACTTCAACGTCTGGTGGGTCGAACAAAACCGAGCACTCAACCGGATCAATTTGGGTGTTCGGCTGAAGTACCGAAACTTTAGCGGCAATGCCGATGAACTGAAGACCACCGTTCAATTCGGCTATACTCAAAAATACGAGATCAATTATCTGTACCCTTACATCAACCACGGCCTTACGCTGGGACTGGAAGGTAATATTCTGTATGCTCAAAACCGGGAACTAGCCTTTCAATCCGTTGACAATAAATTGGTATTTCACCGCAATGATGATGAAATATTGTTCCAGCGATTCAGGGCTAAAATTGGATTGAAATACCGGCCAAATATCTTCGCCACCCATGTATTTCGGCTCGAACACCACCGCAACAGTGTAGCTGCGTCGGTACCCAGGGAATTGAACCCCGAATATTTTGGCGGCGGCAGGACCAACCTCCAGTTTCACGTGCTGGAATATGAATTTGAATACGATGAACACGATTTAAAAATTTATCCACAGGACGGTTTTGCCCTGAAAACGAAAGTGCGTCGGCAGGGTCTGTTACCGGCGGATGATGTCCACAACTGGATATTTCGTGTAGAAGGCGATAACTTTTTCCGGTTTTCGCCCTACTTCAGTCTGGGGACCTATTCGGTCGGACAATTGACCACCAATAAATCACAACTGAACTATTATCAGTACCGTGCTCTGGGTTACGACAATGATTTTGTCCGTGGGTATGAGTATTATGTCATTGATGGCAAAGCTTTTCTGTTGTGGAAAAATAAGCTCAAGTGGATGATCTTCAACCAGGATTTGGACATCGCCCGGTGGGTTCCGCTCAAATCCATGAAGGAAATGCCGGTCCGTCTATATCTTACCGGAGGGTTTGATACCGGGTATGTGCTGGATCCCCTGTTTTCAGCGGATAACCCCCTCACCAATCATTGGCTCTGCGGACAAACCCTGGGACTGGATATGCTGGTCTATAATAACTTTGTCTACACGGTAGAACTCAGCCGGAATCATTTAGATGAGTATGGGGTATATTTACATTTTAATGTGCGACTGTAA